The following proteins come from a genomic window of Gallalistipes aquisgranensis:
- a CDS encoding ROK family protein produces MKKLAIGVDIGGTNTAFGLVDDQGNMYGESVISTRQYPDFDQYIEELYIGIQSLLKQLDIEHELIGVGIGAPNANYYRGTIENAANLVWKGVVPVVEKLQRFFPSVPVIMTNDAKAAAVGEMVYGGAKGMKDFIVITLGTGLGSGFVANGQIIYGHDSFAGELGHVIVNHTGRVCGCGRKGCLETYVSATGIKRTVFKLLADHTENSEFRDVSFNDLTAEMITKAALAGDPLAIEAFEYTGMLLGRALANAVTITSPEAIFLFGGLAKAGKYLFEPTKKYMEMHMLANFRNKVKLLPSGIDGKNAAILGASALIWQRLRENR; encoded by the coding sequence ATGAAAAAACTGGCAATCGGCGTCGATATCGGCGGCACGAATACGGCGTTCGGACTGGTGGACGACCAGGGAAACATGTATGGTGAGTCGGTCATCTCCACCCGCCAATATCCCGATTTCGATCAATACATCGAAGAGCTTTATATCGGCATCCAGTCGCTGCTCAAACAGCTGGACATCGAACATGAACTGATCGGCGTGGGTATCGGTGCCCCGAACGCCAACTACTACCGGGGTACGATCGAAAATGCGGCCAATCTGGTCTGGAAGGGGGTCGTGCCCGTGGTGGAAAAACTGCAGCGTTTTTTCCCGTCGGTTCCTGTAATCATGACCAATGACGCCAAGGCTGCGGCTGTGGGGGAAATGGTTTACGGCGGAGCGAAGGGGATGAAGGATTTCATCGTCATCACGCTGGGGACCGGGCTCGGCAGCGGATTCGTGGCCAACGGGCAGATCATCTACGGGCACGACAGTTTTGCCGGCGAGTTGGGCCACGTGATCGTCAACCATACGGGCCGCGTGTGCGGTTGCGGCCGGAAAGGGTGTCTGGAAACCTACGTTTCGGCTACCGGTATCAAACGGACGGTTTTCAAACTGCTGGCCGACCATACGGAGAACAGCGAGTTCCGCGACGTCAGCTTCAACGACCTGACGGCCGAAATGATTACCAAGGCGGCTTTGGCGGGCGACCCTCTGGCTATCGAAGCATTCGAATATACGGGAATGTTGCTGGGGAGGGCGCTGGCCAATGCCGTGACCATCACCAGTCCGGAGGCGATCTTCCTTTTCGGCGGTCTGGCCAAGGCTGGCAAGTATCTTTTCGAACCCACCAAGAAGTATATGGAAATGCACATGTTGGCCAATTTTCGCAACAAGGTGAAACTGCTTCCCTCGGGGATCGACGGAAAAAATGCCGCCATTCTGGGGGCTTCGGCTTTGATCTGGCAGCGTCTCAGAGAGAACCGGTAG
- the truB gene encoding tRNA pseudouridine(55) synthase TruB, producing MEKILSKELDFPEGAVIPVDKPLGWTSADVVRKVKVLLKHLGYRKIKIGHAGTLDPLASGVLILCVGKATKQAEALQAEAKEYVAEFTLGATTPSFDMEHPVDRTYPWEHITREMTEEALRALCGERLQTPPVYSAKMIEGKRAYEYARAGREVAMRRALITVYSMEILRWAPPAVEVRIACSKGTYIRSIAQELGEKLGSGAYLSALCRTRSGNFRVEECYALEEIEKILGSAKQN from the coding sequence GTGGAAAAGATTTTATCGAAAGAACTCGATTTTCCGGAAGGGGCGGTGATCCCCGTCGATAAACCGCTCGGATGGACTTCAGCCGATGTGGTGCGCAAGGTAAAGGTGCTCCTGAAGCATCTTGGGTACAGGAAAATCAAGATCGGACATGCGGGAACGCTGGACCCGCTCGCTTCGGGCGTGCTGATCCTGTGTGTCGGAAAGGCGACCAAACAGGCCGAGGCGTTGCAGGCCGAGGCGAAGGAGTATGTGGCTGAATTCACGCTGGGGGCCACTACCCCCAGTTTCGATATGGAACATCCGGTGGACCGGACTTATCCGTGGGAACATATTACCCGGGAGATGACCGAAGAGGCTCTCCGGGCTCTGTGCGGAGAGAGGTTGCAGACCCCTCCCGTCTATTCCGCCAAGATGATCGAAGGGAAGCGGGCCTACGAATATGCCCGGGCCGGCCGGGAGGTCGCCATGCGGCGTGCGCTCATCACAGTCTATTCGATGGAGATCCTGCGTTGGGCGCCCCCTGCGGTCGAAGTGCGGATCGCATGCAGCAAGGGGACTTATATCCGGTCCATCGCACAGGAATTGGGCGAAAAACTCGGAAGCGGGGCCTATCTTTCCGCTTTGTGCCGTACGCGCAGCGGGAATTTTCGGGTGGAGGAGTGTTACGCGCTGGAGGAGATCGAAAAAATTCTGGGTTCCGCGAAACAAAATTAG
- a CDS encoding peptidase U32 family protein translates to MENKPTLTRDRIEIMAPAGSYESLRAAIAAGADSVYFGVEGLNMRARSSSNFTLDDLTRIAAITREHGLKSYLTVNTIIYDEDLPVMRRVIDRAKEEEISAVIASDMAAILYAREAGVEVHVSTQLNVCNTEAVRHFARWADVMVLARELSLPQIERIHRAIEEEDIRGPLGERVKIEMFAHGALCMAVSGKCYLSQHIAGCSANRGACQQICRRSYELRDRETGEEILVENRYLLSPKDLCTIGFLDKFLAAGVRVLKIEGRARSAEYVKRVCECYDEAVRAVCEGTYTRERCEAWTRRLSTVFNRGFWEGYYQGTPLVELNREYGSSATKRKVYVGKVTNFFRRPQVAEITTEASGLDEGDEILFLGETTGVVESFATGIRIAEKPVLHVARKEVCSLHTPEPVRRGDKLYKLVDA, encoded by the coding sequence ATGGAAAACAAACCGACTCTCACACGCGACCGGATCGAAATCATGGCTCCCGCCGGATCGTATGAATCGCTGCGGGCCGCCATCGCCGCGGGAGCCGATTCGGTCTATTTCGGCGTGGAAGGGCTCAACATGCGGGCCCGCTCCTCGTCGAACTTCACGCTCGACGACCTGACCCGCATCGCGGCGATCACACGCGAGCACGGCCTCAAAAGTTACCTGACGGTCAACACGATCATCTACGACGAAGATCTTCCCGTAATGCGCCGCGTGATCGACCGGGCCAAAGAAGAGGAGATTTCGGCAGTCATCGCCTCGGATATGGCGGCGATCCTCTACGCCCGGGAAGCGGGCGTGGAAGTGCATGTCTCCACCCAGCTCAACGTCTGCAACACGGAAGCGGTCCGCCACTTCGCCCGATGGGCCGACGTGATGGTACTGGCCCGCGAACTTTCCCTGCCCCAGATCGAACGCATCCATCGGGCGATCGAGGAGGAGGACATACGGGGTCCTCTCGGCGAACGGGTCAAAATCGAGATGTTCGCCCACGGCGCACTCTGCATGGCCGTATCGGGGAAATGCTATCTGAGCCAACACATCGCGGGCTGTTCGGCCAACCGGGGCGCTTGCCAGCAGATATGCCGCCGCTCCTACGAACTGCGCGACCGCGAGACGGGCGAAGAGATTCTGGTGGAAAACCGTTACCTGCTTTCGCCCAAAGATCTCTGCACGATCGGTTTTCTCGACAAATTCCTCGCCGCAGGCGTGCGCGTTCTGAAAATCGAAGGACGGGCACGCTCGGCGGAGTATGTGAAACGGGTCTGCGAATGTTACGACGAAGCGGTGCGGGCGGTCTGTGAGGGCACCTACACCCGGGAACGCTGCGAGGCATGGACGCGAAGACTCTCCACGGTCTTCAACCGGGGATTCTGGGAGGGATACTATCAGGGGACGCCACTCGTGGAACTCAACCGGGAGTACGGATCGTCAGCCACCAAACGTAAGGTCTACGTCGGCAAGGTGACCAATTTCTTCCGGCGGCCGCAGGTGGCCGAAATTACGACGGAAGCCTCGGGTCTGGACGAAGGGGACGAAATCCTCTTTCTGGGAGAGACTACGGGTGTGGTGGAGAGTTTCGCCACAGGCATCCGCATAGCGGAGAAACCCGTCCTGCACGTCGCCCGCAAAGAGGTCTGTTCCCTCCACACGCCGGAACCCGTCCGGCGGGGCGACAAACTCTACAAACTGGTGGATGCCTGA
- a CDS encoding lipocalin family protein yields the protein MKSIVLCGTFVLLGFVCSYARGGEVDLSVVQNIEVDRYFGTWYEIARFDNALERNLDRVTAEYLKNPDGTVTIINRGYKPNGKLWSAEGTIRLPPPPVEGKFKAVYFLWFSMTYYILELDTEDYAYALVGSSSPDYLWILSRTPTLPREVLDRLLQRARERGFDVSRLYYCDQTGPNPQASTSL from the coding sequence ATGAAAAGCATCGTATTGTGCGGGACATTCGTCCTGCTGGGTTTCGTGTGCTCCTACGCCCGGGGCGGGGAGGTGGATTTGAGCGTGGTGCAGAATATCGAGGTAGACCGCTATTTCGGTACATGGTACGAAATCGCCCGTTTCGACAATGCGCTCGAACGGAATCTCGATCGCGTGACGGCCGAGTATCTGAAGAACCCGGACGGAACCGTCACCATCATCAACCGGGGTTACAAGCCCAACGGGAAACTGTGGTCGGCCGAAGGTACGATCCGCCTGCCGCCACCGCCTGTGGAGGGAAAGTTTAAGGCCGTCTATTTCCTCTGGTTCTCGATGACCTACTATATTCTGGAGCTGGATACGGAGGATTATGCCTATGCGTTGGTGGGAAGTTCTTCTCCCGACTATCTGTGGATACTGAGCCGTACGCCGACCTTGCCCCGCGAGGTGCTCGACCGTCTGTTGCAGCGGGCCCGCGAACGGGGATTCGACGTGAGCAGGCTCTATTACTGCGATCAGACCGGGCCGAATCCTCAGGCATCCACCAGTTTGTAG
- a CDS encoding DUF4270 family protein translates to MKNCFDAMRRTTRYLCVTAILSVSLSACTSVDDSLGLNFLPDSFRPAFAVDTVYSIDAYLTQTNKIPSNNLGVTFLGNTLSDTYGKTTASALMQYVPGAFTDTENRFGPSPKADSIQLNLYVGSYSGDSSKTLTYNIYEVNKPIAMDSTYYVDFPAEEVIDQEPLFTFTHKAGEHFLITLKAEESGEKGRAFMQRLADAPASVYEADTAFLSMFNGLYIAPAPADTETDAALSSITLEESYMTLYTHFRDTETDKDSTVSLSYYFDDGTYSYNTSISRILHDYAGTEIETLLNDTLPSDNPVSTAYVQTLAGVTTYLRFSERLKSEIEALRDKHGEEYRNASMVINQARLIVEMDEPQPPLTWAESMDKAPSRLGMFFNYSDLDPIPDYYYQYEQQQGGTLAYDGYLNRSNYYYLMDITNYIQKMVIGWQPGHTAQQETVYLTPDVSLTYTFGQVALRSPATGEGRMKLILTYTLMK, encoded by the coding sequence ATGAAGAATTGTTTTGATGCGATGAGGCGGACAACGAGATATCTGTGCGTAACGGCGATACTGTCTGTTTCGCTGTCGGCGTGTACCTCCGTGGACGATTCGCTGGGGCTGAATTTCCTGCCGGACAGTTTCCGTCCCGCCTTTGCCGTGGATACCGTTTACAGCATAGACGCCTATCTGACCCAGACCAATAAGATCCCCTCCAACAATCTGGGGGTTACCTTTCTGGGCAACACTCTGTCCGACACGTACGGCAAGACTACGGCCAGCGCCCTCATGCAGTATGTGCCCGGGGCCTTCACCGATACGGAAAACCGGTTCGGACCGAGCCCGAAGGCCGATTCGATTCAGCTCAATCTCTATGTGGGCAGTTATTCGGGCGATTCGTCCAAGACGCTGACATACAATATCTACGAGGTGAACAAACCGATTGCGATGGATTCCACCTATTACGTCGATTTTCCGGCGGAAGAGGTGATCGACCAGGAGCCCCTGTTTACCTTTACGCACAAGGCCGGTGAACATTTCCTGATTACGCTCAAGGCGGAAGAGAGCGGCGAGAAAGGCCGGGCTTTCATGCAGCGGCTGGCCGATGCTCCCGCTTCGGTCTATGAAGCGGATACCGCTTTCCTCAGCATGTTCAACGGACTTTATATCGCACCGGCCCCTGCCGATACGGAGACGGATGCGGCCCTTTCGAGTATCACGCTCGAAGAGTCCTACATGACGCTGTATACCCATTTCCGGGATACGGAGACCGACAAGGACAGCACCGTTTCGCTCAGTTACTATTTCGACGACGGAACCTACTCGTACAACACGTCCATCTCCCGGATTCTGCACGATTATGCCGGAACCGAGATCGAAACTCTGCTGAACGATACGCTGCCTTCGGATAATCCGGTCTCCACGGCTTACGTGCAGACGTTGGCCGGTGTGACGACCTATCTGCGTTTTTCCGAGCGATTGAAATCCGAGATCGAAGCACTGCGCGACAAACACGGCGAGGAGTACCGGAATGCGAGCATGGTGATCAACCAGGCCCGCCTGATCGTCGAGATGGATGAGCCTCAGCCGCCGCTGACCTGGGCCGAGTCGATGGACAAGGCTCCTTCACGCCTGGGCATGTTCTTCAACTATTCCGATCTGGACCCGATCCCGGATTACTATTACCAGTACGAACAGCAGCAGGGCGGTACGCTCGCCTACGACGGATACCTGAACCGTAGTAATTACTACTATCTGATGGACATCACCAACTATATCCAGAAGATGGTGATCGGCTGGCAACCGGGCCACACGGCCCAACAGGAGACGGTTTATCTCACGCCGGACGTCTCCCTGACCTACACTTTCGGGCAAGTGGCTCTGCGGAGTCCCGCTACGGGAGAGGGAAGGATGAAATTGATACTGACATACACTTTAATGAAATAA
- a CDS encoding glycogen/starch synthase has protein sequence MSSTRILYVCQEITPYLPETEMSSLCRTLSQAMQERGYEIRTFMPRYGCINERRNQLHEVIRLSGMNLIIDDNDHQLIIKVASIPAARVQIYFIDNDDYFSRKAVLTDADGTWFPDNDERAIFFARGVLETVKKLRWQPDVVHCHGWFSAIVPLYLRGAFVDDPLFRDAKIVVSLYDDGFGGQLDENFGTKIQNEGVQSDKLELIAQPSYQNLMKFVIDYADGVVIEAHNPDPAVMEYLGKTGKPVLPYQDKSTAQYLDNYQKFYEELF, from the coding sequence ATGAGCAGTACCAGAATCCTTTACGTCTGCCAGGAGATCACCCCCTATCTTCCGGAGACCGAAATGTCCTCGCTGTGCCGGACACTGTCGCAGGCCATGCAGGAACGGGGTTACGAGATCCGGACGTTCATGCCGCGGTACGGCTGTATCAACGAACGCCGCAACCAGTTGCACGAGGTGATCCGCCTTTCGGGGATGAACCTGATCATCGACGACAACGACCACCAGCTCATCATCAAGGTGGCTTCGATTCCGGCCGCGCGGGTCCAGATCTATTTCATCGACAACGACGACTACTTCAGCCGCAAGGCCGTGCTGACCGATGCCGACGGGACGTGGTTCCCGGACAACGACGAAAGGGCTATTTTCTTTGCGCGCGGTGTGCTCGAGACCGTGAAGAAGTTGCGCTGGCAGCCCGATGTGGTCCATTGCCACGGGTGGTTTTCGGCGATCGTGCCCCTCTACCTGCGGGGCGCTTTCGTGGACGACCCCCTGTTCCGCGACGCGAAGATCGTCGTTTCGCTCTACGACGACGGATTCGGGGGACAGCTCGACGAGAATTTTGGAACCAAGATACAAAACGAAGGTGTCCAGAGTGATAAACTGGAATTAATCGCGCAGCCTTCATACCAAAACCTGATGAAGTTCGTTATTGATTACGCAGACGGTGTTGTCATCGAAGCGCACAATCCCGATCCCGCGGTTATGGAATATCTCGGCAAAACGGGAAAGCCCGTGCTTCCGTATCAGGACAAATCGACGGCACAATACCTTGATAATTATCAGAAATTTTATGAAGAATTGTTTTGA
- the queA gene encoding tRNA preQ1(34) S-adenosylmethionine ribosyltransferase-isomerase QueA, which translates to MKLSQYNYPFSPDMLAKYPTENRDESRLMIVHRDTGEIEHRIFKDVIDYFDENDVFIFNNTKVFPARLYGNKEKTGAEIEIFLLRELNRDLRLWDVLVDPARKIRIGNKLYFGDDDLLVAEVIDNTTSRGRTLRFLFDGSYEEFKATLYKMGETPLPKWVREKVEPIDDERYQTIFAKHEGAVAAPTAGLHFSKHLLKRMEIKGIQTAEITLHVGLGNFRTVDVEDLTKHKMDSEQIFIPEDAAQTVNHAKEKGRRVCAVGTTVMRTIESSVSTEGFLKPYEGWTNKFIFCPYEFSVADSMISNFHLPYSTQLMMVAAFGGYDTVMNAYKVAKEEKYRFGTYGDAMLII; encoded by the coding sequence ATGAAGCTATCCCAGTACAACTACCCCTTTTCGCCGGATATGCTGGCCAAGTATCCGACCGAGAACCGCGACGAGTCCCGCCTGATGATCGTGCACCGGGACACGGGGGAGATCGAACACCGGATTTTTAAGGATGTGATCGACTATTTCGATGAGAACGACGTCTTTATTTTCAATAATACCAAGGTTTTTCCTGCCCGTCTGTACGGCAACAAGGAGAAGACCGGCGCCGAAATCGAGATTTTCCTGCTCCGTGAGCTGAACCGCGACCTGCGCCTGTGGGACGTGCTGGTGGATCCCGCCCGGAAGATTCGGATCGGGAACAAGCTCTATTTCGGGGACGACGACCTGCTGGTGGCCGAGGTGATCGACAATACGACGTCGAGGGGTCGTACGCTGCGCTTCCTGTTCGACGGCAGTTATGAAGAGTTCAAGGCCACGCTCTACAAGATGGGTGAGACGCCGCTGCCCAAATGGGTGAGGGAAAAGGTGGAACCGATCGACGACGAACGATACCAGACCATTTTCGCCAAACACGAGGGGGCCGTGGCGGCCCCGACGGCCGGTCTCCATTTCAGCAAGCATCTGCTCAAACGGATGGAGATCAAGGGAATTCAGACGGCCGAAATCACCCTGCACGTGGGGCTCGGCAATTTCCGTACGGTGGATGTCGAAGATCTGACCAAGCATAAGATGGACTCCGAGCAGATTTTCATTCCCGAGGATGCGGCGCAGACCGTCAATCATGCCAAGGAGAAGGGACGCCGGGTTTGTGCCGTGGGGACCACGGTGATGCGGACGATCGAAAGTTCCGTTTCGACCGAAGGATTCCTCAAGCCTTACGAAGGCTGGACCAACAAGTTCATCTTTTGTCCCTACGAATTCAGCGTGGCCGATTCGATGATCAGTAATTTCCATCTGCCCTACTCCACTCAGCTGATGATGGTGGCCGCCTTCGGCGGCTACGACACGGTGATGAATGCCTACAAGGTGGCCAAAGAGGAGAAATACCGCTTCGGAACCTACGGGGATGCCATGTTGATAATCTGA
- the topA gene encoding type I DNA topoisomerase, whose translation MTENLVIVESPAKAKTIEKFLGKEYTVKSSFGHIRDLAKKDLGIDIPHGFAPTYEISDDKKKVVAELSKLAKSAKRVWLASDEDREGEAIAWHLTQVLGLPVEETRRIVFHEITKPAILAAIEKPRTVNMNLVNAQQARRILDRLVGFELSPVLWKKVKPSLSAGRVQSVAVRLLVEREREIIGFVPTPYFRVVAQFYVTSDPDKTLFRAELNRRFDTLEEARAFLEKCDGASFSVVKSEQKPAVKSPAPPFTTSTLQQEAARKLGMSVSQTMSVAQKLYEQGSITYMRTDSVNLAAQAIAASKEEITKLFGEKYSEPRNFKTKTKGAQEAHEAIRPTYINKTEIDGSPAEKRLYELIWKRTVASQMAAARIDRTTVTIDVSGAKELFVATGEVIRFDGFLRLYSEGVDDEGEQSAEGVLPRMAVGDALTDVNVTATQRFTQSPPRYSEASLVKRLEELGIGRPSTYAPTITTIINRGYVVKQNREGVKREYLQLKLEKGKITEKTGTENVGREKGRLAPTDIGMLVNDYLEAQFKAILDYNFTASVEKEFDEIAEGKKGWQEMIRSFYDSFHATVEEAMGAVPQHTHPVRVLGVDPATGKEVSARIGRYGPMVQIGGNEEGEKPRYASLKKGQLIASITLEEALELFSLPRVAGQIDGKDVVIGIGKFGPYVRYDGKFTSLARTDDPYTITLERAVQLIEEKKNKDASAKTPIRTFSEEPDLQVLNGRYGPYIAYKGKNYRIPKGAVPAELSLEECRRIIETSKK comes from the coding sequence ATGACGGAAAATTTAGTGATCGTTGAGTCGCCGGCCAAAGCCAAGACCATCGAAAAGTTTCTCGGTAAGGAATATACGGTTAAGTCCAGTTTCGGGCATATCCGCGATCTGGCCAAGAAGGATCTGGGAATCGACATTCCGCACGGTTTCGCTCCGACCTACGAAATTTCGGACGACAAGAAAAAGGTGGTGGCCGAGCTTTCCAAACTGGCCAAAAGCGCCAAACGGGTGTGGCTCGCCTCCGATGAAGACCGCGAAGGGGAGGCTATTGCCTGGCATCTGACGCAGGTGTTGGGGCTGCCGGTGGAGGAGACCCGCCGGATCGTATTCCACGAGATCACCAAACCGGCCATTCTGGCTGCCATCGAAAAGCCCCGTACCGTGAACATGAATCTGGTCAACGCCCAGCAGGCCCGCCGGATTCTCGACCGGCTCGTCGGGTTCGAACTTTCGCCCGTGTTATGGAAAAAGGTAAAGCCTTCCCTGTCGGCCGGGCGTGTGCAGAGCGTGGCCGTGCGTCTGCTGGTGGAGCGCGAACGGGAGATCATAGGTTTCGTACCGACTCCTTATTTCAGGGTGGTGGCCCAGTTTTACGTCACTTCCGATCCGGACAAGACGCTGTTCCGTGCCGAGCTGAACCGGCGTTTCGATACGCTGGAAGAGGCCCGGGCTTTTCTCGAAAAATGCGACGGAGCCTCGTTTTCCGTGGTGAAAAGCGAGCAGAAACCGGCCGTGAAATCGCCGGCCCCTCCCTTCACCACCTCGACCCTCCAGCAGGAGGCCGCCCGCAAGTTGGGTATGTCGGTTTCCCAAACCATGTCCGTGGCACAGAAACTCTACGAGCAGGGTTCGATTACCTACATGCGTACCGACTCGGTGAATCTGGCCGCCCAGGCCATCGCCGCCTCGAAGGAGGAGATCACCAAACTGTTCGGCGAAAAATATTCCGAACCCCGTAATTTCAAGACCAAAACCAAAGGTGCGCAGGAGGCTCACGAGGCGATTCGCCCCACTTATATCAATAAAACCGAGATCGACGGGTCGCCCGCTGAAAAAAGGCTCTATGAACTGATCTGGAAACGGACGGTCGCTTCGCAGATGGCCGCTGCCCGGATCGACCGGACGACGGTGACGATCGACGTCAGCGGTGCGAAAGAGTTGTTCGTGGCTACGGGCGAGGTGATCCGTTTCGACGGTTTCCTGAGGCTCTACTCCGAAGGGGTGGACGACGAAGGGGAACAGTCGGCCGAGGGCGTGCTTCCGCGTATGGCCGTGGGCGATGCCCTGACGGATGTGAATGTCACCGCGACGCAGCGTTTCACCCAGTCGCCTCCGAGATACAGCGAGGCCTCCCTCGTCAAGCGTCTGGAGGAGTTGGGGATCGGCCGGCCTTCGACTTATGCCCCGACCATTACGACGATCATCAATCGCGGTTATGTGGTCAAACAGAACCGCGAGGGTGTCAAGCGCGAGTATCTTCAGTTGAAACTGGAAAAGGGAAAGATCACCGAGAAGACGGGTACCGAAAATGTCGGCCGGGAGAAGGGGCGTCTGGCTCCTACCGATATAGGCATGCTGGTGAACGATTATCTGGAGGCGCAGTTCAAGGCGATTCTGGATTATAATTTCACGGCCAGCGTGGAGAAGGAGTTCGACGAGATCGCCGAGGGCAAGAAGGGATGGCAGGAGATGATCCGTTCGTTCTACGACTCGTTCCATGCCACGGTCGAGGAGGCGATGGGGGCCGTTCCCCAGCATACGCACCCGGTGCGCGTGCTGGGCGTCGATCCCGCGACAGGCAAGGAGGTGTCGGCCCGTATCGGCCGTTATGGTCCGATGGTGCAGATCGGCGGAAACGAGGAGGGTGAAAAACCCCGGTATGCCAGCCTGAAAAAGGGTCAGTTGATTGCGTCCATCACGCTCGAGGAGGCGCTCGAACTCTTCTCTCTGCCCCGAGTGGCGGGTCAGATCGACGGAAAGGACGTGGTGATCGGTATCGGCAAGTTCGGTCCCTATGTCCGTTACGACGGTAAATTTACTTCGCTGGCCAGGACGGACGATCCTTATACTATTACGCTGGAGAGGGCCGTACAGCTGATCGAGGAGAAGAAGAACAAGGACGCTTCGGCGAAGACCCCGATCCGGACCTTCTCCGAGGAGCCCGATCTGCAGGTGCTCAACGGCCGTTACGGACCGTATATCGCCTACAAGGGAAAGAACTACCGGATTCCCAAAGGTGCGGTTCCGGCCGAGCTGTCGCTCGAGGAGTGCCGCCGGATCATCGAGACATCCAAAAAGTAG
- a CDS encoding polyprenyl synthetase family protein, with amino-acid sequence MYTPEEISGIVRQYMASLVFPPHPRELFAPIEYSLEEGGKRLRPTLLLMACNLFSEQPREALPAAAAVEVFHNFTLLHDDIMDNADVRRGKPSVHRRWGANAAILSGDAMMIYAYTLLGQCDPKLLPALLETFNRMAMEVCEGQQYDMDFESREQVSVDEYLNMIRLKTSALLSGSVALGAMIGGADGESLDKLDRFATQLGLAFQLQDDLLDTYGDEKTLGKAIGGDILEGKKTFLMIRALELAAPAQQETLKKTAGDASLTTTEKILRVRAVYDRLGIARLTREAIARHTAAAIEALDALRLPEERTAPLHVLATGLLERAK; translated from the coding sequence ATGTACACACCAGAAGAGATATCCGGCATCGTCCGGCAATACATGGCCTCGCTCGTCTTCCCGCCCCACCCCCGGGAACTGTTCGCCCCGATCGAGTATTCGCTCGAGGAGGGGGGAAAGCGGCTGCGTCCCACCCTGCTGCTGATGGCCTGCAACCTGTTCAGCGAACAACCGCGCGAAGCACTCCCGGCAGCGGCGGCCGTCGAGGTATTTCACAACTTCACTCTGCTGCACGACGACATCATGGACAATGCCGACGTGCGGCGTGGAAAACCTTCGGTGCACCGCCGGTGGGGAGCCAACGCCGCCATCCTTTCGGGCGATGCCATGATGATCTACGCCTACACCCTGCTCGGGCAATGCGATCCTAAGCTTCTGCCGGCCCTGCTCGAAACGTTCAACCGCATGGCCATGGAGGTGTGCGAAGGACAGCAATACGATATGGATTTCGAAAGCCGCGAACAGGTGAGCGTGGACGAATACCTGAACATGATCCGGCTGAAAACCTCCGCCCTGCTCTCCGGATCGGTCGCACTGGGAGCCATGATCGGCGGCGCGGACGGGGAAAGCCTCGACAAGCTCGACCGGTTCGCCACTCAGTTGGGACTGGCTTTCCAGCTGCAGGACGACCTGCTGGACACCTACGGCGATGAAAAAACGCTGGGCAAGGCGATCGGCGGCGATATTCTCGAAGGGAAAAAGACCTTTCTGATGATCCGGGCACTGGAACTGGCGGCTCCGGCCCAACAGGAGACGCTGAAAAAAACGGCAGGGGACGCCTCGCTGACGACAACGGAAAAGATTCTCCGCGTCAGAGCCGTGTACGACCGGCTGGGCATCGCCCGCCTGACCCGGGAAGCGATCGCCCGCCATACCGCAGCAGCCATCGAAGCGCTCGACGCCCTCCGGCTTCCGGAAGAGAGAACGGCTCCCCTGCACGTTCTGGCTACCGGCCTGCTGGAACGGGCCAAATAG